The sequence TCAAGGATTTTAATTATGCAGGTTTCCAATCAAGATTCTCGGTGGTCGGTTTTTGCATCCCATCACATCGTTCGTGCCCTAGAAGTGGTTCAAGATCTCATTGTTGTTTCCCTGTGCCTGGGATTGTTCAGCTTCATGGTCTTGGAAGTTCGAGAAATGTTTTTGTCTCTTCTGCCTCCCTTGAATTTTCATGAGGTGACGGCAGACATCATGTTTTTGCTGATCTTGGTGGAACTGTTTCGCCTTCTGATTATCTATCTTCAGGAACAACGGGTATCGATTGGGGTTGCGGTAGAGGTATCGATTGTTTCGGTATTACGAGAAATTATTGTACGTGGCGTTCTGGAAGCCTCATTTATGCAAGTGCTGGCGGCCTGTGCGCTACTGCTGGTGCTGGGTGGCTTGTTAGTGATTCGCGTGTGGTTGCCACCTACCTTTGAAGGGATTGATCCAGAGAAGCAAATTTCGGAGCGTCGCAGGCGGGAGCGATTAGGACGTCGGGATTATGCTTTATCTGCTCATGTTGATGAGGTGCCTACGCGATCGCGTTCCTCCTCCGTTGGCCGTGAAGTCGAGTATCCTGTGGAGGTTTAAGACGTTCAAACCCCTCGCTCAGTTTTCGTTCTCAGCTCTCATATGTGTTGGTTTTAGGTGACATGGCGTGTCCTGTGTCACCTTTGTTGTGCTTAATCGAACAGTGTTTGGGCGATCGCAACCTGTAGGTTAGCCGTATCTGGAAAATATGCTGAAGCTTTTCCGGCTCTGTCGTAATCGATGCAATCATTGAAATCACAATTTGTCTGAGAGTTGATCTAGCGCGACTGACTCTAGTCCTACTTAGCAATTTCCTTTATTGATATTTACTGATATCCACTCATGCTCTGACGTTAAGAAAACCTATGGCGTAGATATGCAAGGTATAGAAAGGTCTAAAGTGAACCCATCACCAGCATGGACACATAGTGTTAGTAAGTAACGTGAACGTCTGGCTGTATATTTGCACACCGAGACAACGACAGTTCTATTCTCCCGTCTCTTGTTTTTTGTGCAACGGGATGAACATATCGCAAACCGCTCGATCCCGACGCCATTGCTGAGAGTTTGTTAAGCTCGAAACGATTCCTGTCTAATAACGAAGAAAGCTTGTAGCTCGTTCTCCTAGGAAAAAACAGTGTTCGAAGATTTATTACCTCCCCTCAACAGTCATAACCTGCCCTATCCCGACACCATCCATCCCATCGTGGTTCACTTTGTGATTGCGATGGTGCTCTTCGCGATTCTATGTGATGTTATCGGATATTTCACCAAAAACGCGCGCTTGTATGAGGTGGGATGGTGGAATATGGTCTTTGCTACCGTATCTATTTTTATCGCCATTATTTTTGGTCAAATCGAGGCAGGATTAGCAACGCCTTACCTCGCTGCGGCTAGCGATCTGAATTTGCATACCTTAATTGGTTGGTCGTTATCGGGCGTTTTGGCGGCAATTACGGGATGGCGATATATTATCCGATTAAAAAGTCCAGAATCTTTGCCGACCCTCTACATGGGGTTGAATTTTGTATTACTAGGCATTGTGACGTTTCAAATCTATCTCGGAGATAAGTTGGTCTGGGTGTACGGACTGCATACGGAACCTGTGGTTGAAGCCGCACGGGGAGGCTTACTGTGATGTCAGAAATCCTAGATATTGTTTCCCAACTGTCTATTTTCGGTGCAGGGGCAAATGGCTTGCCCTACACCATTCCGATCCATCCCAACTTGGTGCATCTCACCTTGGGACTCTTTATTGTGGCGATCGCCTTTGACATTGTGGCGGCGCTCTATCCCCTAGAAAAACCCATCTTTAAGTTTTTAGCGATCCCCGTCACCAGTTCCAATCTCTACGATGTGGGTTGGCTGAATATGCTGGCGGCGTCGGTGATCACCTTTTTTACGGTGGCCGCAGGATTCTACGAAATTTTGCTCGCTGATCCCCCTGCTGATGTGGTGAGCCCCTGGGGCTTAAATGCCATGGATACGATGCTGTGGCACGGTGTGGGTGGCGTTGTTCTCTTAGGGCTAATCGTTGGCATGACCGTTTGGCGAGGGTTTCAGCGCTACGTTTGGCGGAGCGATCGCGCTCGTCAGGTGCAGTGGGGCTATATTGCGGCTGGACTGGGAATCTTTGTGCTGATGTTTGCCCACGGAACCCTGGGTGCCCACCTCGGCTCGGATTTTGGTGTCCATGTTACGGCGGCTCGTTTAATCCGGGCAGGCATGGATCCCAACACCCAGTTGTTAAACCTGATCATTCAATACTAGAGGTACCGCATGAATCGACGTACCATTGGAGTTCTCATCGGACTGGCGATCGCCGACTTCTTCCTGAGCCTCTGGATCGGTCAGCAAACCTATAATTGGATGCCTCCCCAAGCCTCGGCAGAATCGATCTTGGTGGACAATCTATTCAGCTTTATGAGCACGATCGGCAGCTTCATCTTTTTTGGCGTAATGGGCACGCTACTCTACTCCATTCTTTTTCAGCGTGCCGCCAAATACGATTCCAGTGATGGCCCGCCGATAGAAGGCAATGTGAAACTGGAAGTGGTTTGGACGGCCATTCCTATTTTCTTGGTGATTTGGATTGCCACCTTCAGCTACCAAACCTATGAGCAGATGAGCATTCTGGGGCCCATGGAGCATATGGCGATGGGAATGCCTAGCGCCCAAGCGGCTCCAATGGCAGAGGAGGATGAACAACCGCCGATCGAAGTCTACGCTCGTCAGTGGGCGTGGGAATTTTACTATCCCGATCAGAAAGTTAGCAGCACCGAACTCCACCTTCCCGTCAATCAACGGGCAAAACTGCTGCTGTCCTCGGAGGATGTGCTGCATGGGTTATTTGTTCCGGCCTTTCGGATCAAGCAAGATGTGGTTCCCGGTCGGGAGATTGCCTTTGAGTTCACGCCGATTCGGGAGGGACGCTATCGTCTTCGAGACTCGGAATACAGCGGCACCTATTTTGCCGCAAATCAAACGAATGTCGTGGTGGAATCAGAAGATGCCTACCAGCAATGGTTAGCGATCGCCGCTGCCCAGACTCCTGCCCCAGCAGAGAATGTGGCCTACGAAGAGTTTAACCGCACCACCGAGAGTGCGATCGATCTAGGGTGGGATACGGTAAAACCTGCCCCTGCTCCCATCGTCAACTACGCGAGTTCAGAAAAGGATCCCCATGAGTAATGCATCCTTGGAGTCTCTCTCCAGCCTTCAACCCCAGCCAGGAGCCCCCGACAACTGGCGCAGATTTTTCACCTTCAGCACCGATCACAAAGTGATTGGCATTCAATACATCGTCACGGCCTTCGCCTTCTTTTTGTTTGGTGGTCTGTTGGCGATGGTGATGCGGGGGGAATTGATCACACCCGAAGCCGACTTGGTCGATCGCACGGTCTATAACGGTCTGTTCACGATGCACGGCACGATTATGCTGTTCATGTGGACGTTCCCGATGCTGAACGGTTTAGCGAACTATTTGGTGCCGTTGATGATTGGGGCACGGGACATGGCGTTTCCCCGATTGAATGCGGTCGCGTTCTGGATGGTTCCGGTCTTTGGCGTCATTCTAATCGTGAGTTTCTTTGTGCCGGGTGGCCCCTCGCAGTCGGGCTGGTGGGCGTATCCGCCCGTCAGTTTGCAAAATCCGACGGGAAACCTAATCAACGGTCAAGCCCTCTGGATTCTGGCGGTTGCGCTGTCGGGAATTTCCTCCATTATGGGTGCGGTGAACATTGTCACCACGATTTTTACCATGCGGGCACCGGGGATGTGCTGGTTCAAAATGCCTGCCTTCTGCTGGACAGTTCTTGCCGCACAGTTGATTCAGCTTTTTGGTCTGCCAGCACTGACGGCGGGAGCGGTGATGCTGCTCTTTGATCTGACGGTGGGAACAAGCTTCTTTGATCCAACCAAGGGAGGAGATCCGGTGCTCTATCAGCACTTCTTTTGGTTCTACTCCCATCCAGCGGTCTACGTGATCATCCTGCCGATTTTTGGCGTCTTTTCCGAGGTCTTTCCGGTCTATTCCCGCAAACCTCTCTTTGGGTACCCCGTTGTAGCGGTATCGTCCGTGATCATTACGGCGCTGAGCGGTATTGTGTGGGTGCATCATATGTTTGCCAGCGGCACGCCAAGCTGGATGCGAATGCTGTTTATGTTCACCACCATGACGATCTCGGTGCCCACGGGGATTAAAGTCTTTGCCTGGGTAGCGACAGTGTGGGGCGGAAAACTCCGGCTCACCACGGCCATGCTCTTCGCCCTAGGGGGACTGTCGATGTTCCTCTTTGCCGGGATTACGGGCATTATGCTCGCCTCTGCGCCCTTTGATATTCATGTCAACAACACCTATTTTGTGGTGGGTCACTTTCACTATGTGATCTACGGCGCAGTGGTGATGGGGTTCTATGCGGCGATCTATCACTGGTTCCCCAAAATGACCGGACGCATGTACTACGAGGGATTGGGTAAACTCCACTTTGTGCTGACCTTCATTGGCGCAAACCTCAACTTTTTGCCGATGCATCCTCTGGGATTGCAGGGAATGCCACGACGGGTGGCCTCCTACGATCCAGAGTTTGCATTTTGGAATGTGCTCGCGAGTCTAGGTGGATTTCTCCTTGGTGTCTCTACACTGCCTTTTATCTTGAATATGCTGAGTTCTTGGGTGCGGGGCAAAGAGGCTGGGGATAATCCTTGGCGGGCGATTGGCTTGGAGTGGTTGGTGTCCTCGCCGCCGCCCCATGAGAACTTTGAGGAAGATCCGATCGTGGTGTCGGCTCCCTATGGCTACGGCACCGATGAACCGTTGGTTGCAAACGCAGATAAGTTGAAGTAGGGAGGATATCTGGTGAGTACAGCAAATATCGATCCATCCTTTGATGCGCAGGCCGCGCACGGTGGAGGACATGCAGATAACCGCATGTTTGGTTTCATCGTGTTTCTGCTGTCTGAGAGCGTCATTTTCCTGAGCTTCTTTGTTGGCTATATCGTTTATAAAACCAGCACTCCCGATTGGTTGCCGCCCGGTGTTGAGGGCTTAGAGGTGCGATCGCCCTTGATCAACACGATTGTCCTCGTTTCCAGTAGCTTTGTGATTTATATCGCAGAACGTTTTCTTCATCGGGAAAATCTATGGGGATTCCGCGCCTTTTGGTTACTAACGATGGCGATGGGTAGTTTCTTCCTCTATGGTCAAGCCGTAGAGTGGATGAGCCTGCCCTTTGGCTTTGCCTCCGGTCTCTTTGGCGGCACGTTCTATTTGCTGACCGGATTTCATGGCCTCCACGTTCTGACCGGAGTGCTGCTTCAGGGCATTATGTTGGGGCGATCGTTTATTCCCAATAACTACGCGGGGGGAGAGTACGGTGTGGCGGCAACGTCGATATTCTGGCACTTCGTCGATGTCATTTGGATTGTTCTATTTATCCTGATTTACGTTTGGCAATAACGAGTCTTTGCACCCTTGAAATTGACCTTTGTTAATAGTCACGTTTTGGTTAGGACTTTAGATTTAATAACTTCAAATGCTTGGGTAGGATGTGTTAGCGCAGCGTAACGCATCGCTTCTAGGGGTTGATGCGTTACGGCGATCGCCTAACATATCCTACAAAATTAAGCGTGGGAACACCGTTGGCCTAATCTCTATGCCTCAAGCTGCTCCTATCCTTCATACCCTCCACAGGAGAGATCTATGATTATTGATGATCAACACTACGACATAATCATTGTGGGCACTGGCGCGGGGGGGGGAACTCTCGCCCAGAAACTTGCGCCTACCGGAAAACGAATTTTGATTCTGGAACGGGGCGCTGGCATGGCGCTAGAGGATCAAAACCGGGCGGATGTGGATCTCTTTAAGAAAGAGCGCTACCATGCCCCGGAGCAGTGGTACGACCAAGCCGGAGAACCCTTTTCGCCCCAGACGAACTATGCTGTCGGCGGGAACACCAAAATCTATTCTGCCTCGCTGATGCGGATGCGCGATCGCGACTTTGAAGCTGTTCCTCATCAAGAGGGGATAGCCCCAGAGTGGCCGTTGAAGTACGCCGACTTTGAGCCGTATTACACAGCAGCGGAGCAACTCTATCAAGTCCACGGAGACTATAAACAAGA comes from Synechococcales cyanobacterium T60_A2020_003 and encodes:
- a CDS encoding cytochrome c oxidase subunit II; protein product: MNRRTIGVLIGLAIADFFLSLWIGQQTYNWMPPQASAESILVDNLFSFMSTIGSFIFFGVMGTLLYSILFQRAAKYDSSDGPPIEGNVKLEVVWTAIPIFLVIWIATFSYQTYEQMSILGPMEHMAMGMPSAQAAPMAEEDEQPPIEVYARQWAWEFYYPDQKVSSTELHLPVNQRAKLLLSSEDVLHGLFVPAFRIKQDVVPGREIAFEFTPIREGRYRLRDSEYSGTYFAANQTNVVVESEDAYQQWLAIAAAQTPAPAENVAYEEFNRTTESAIDLGWDTVKPAPAPIVNYASSEKDPHE
- a CDS encoding DUF2231 domain-containing protein, producing the protein MFEDLLPPLNSHNLPYPDTIHPIVVHFVIAMVLFAILCDVIGYFTKNARLYEVGWWNMVFATVSIFIAIIFGQIEAGLATPYLAAASDLNLHTLIGWSLSGVLAAITGWRYIIRLKSPESLPTLYMGLNFVLLGIVTFQIYLGDKLVWVYGLHTEPVVEAARGGLL
- a CDS encoding DUF2231 domain-containing protein, with protein sequence MSEILDIVSQLSIFGAGANGLPYTIPIHPNLVHLTLGLFIVAIAFDIVAALYPLEKPIFKFLAIPVTSSNLYDVGWLNMLAASVITFFTVAAGFYEILLADPPADVVSPWGLNAMDTMLWHGVGGVVLLGLIVGMTVWRGFQRYVWRSDRARQVQWGYIAAGLGIFVLMFAHGTLGAHLGSDFGVHVTAARLIRAGMDPNTQLLNLIIQY
- the ctaD gene encoding cytochrome c oxidase subunit I, which translates into the protein MSNASLESLSSLQPQPGAPDNWRRFFTFSTDHKVIGIQYIVTAFAFFLFGGLLAMVMRGELITPEADLVDRTVYNGLFTMHGTIMLFMWTFPMLNGLANYLVPLMIGARDMAFPRLNAVAFWMVPVFGVILIVSFFVPGGPSQSGWWAYPPVSLQNPTGNLINGQALWILAVALSGISSIMGAVNIVTTIFTMRAPGMCWFKMPAFCWTVLAAQLIQLFGLPALTAGAVMLLFDLTVGTSFFDPTKGGDPVLYQHFFWFYSHPAVYVIILPIFGVFSEVFPVYSRKPLFGYPVVAVSSVIITALSGIVWVHHMFASGTPSWMRMLFMFTTMTISVPTGIKVFAWVATVWGGKLRLTTAMLFALGGLSMFLFAGITGIMLASAPFDIHVNNTYFVVGHFHYVIYGAVVMGFYAAIYHWFPKMTGRMYYEGLGKLHFVLTFIGANLNFLPMHPLGLQGMPRRVASYDPEFAFWNVLASLGGFLLGVSTLPFILNMLSSWVRGKEAGDNPWRAIGLEWLVSSPPPHENFEEDPIVVSAPYGYGTDEPLVANADKLK
- a CDS encoding heme-copper oxidase subunit III → MFGFIVFLLSESVIFLSFFVGYIVYKTSTPDWLPPGVEGLEVRSPLINTIVLVSSSFVIYIAERFLHRENLWGFRAFWLLTMAMGSFFLYGQAVEWMSLPFGFASGLFGGTFYLLTGFHGLHVLTGVLLQGIMLGRSFIPNNYAGGEYGVAATSIFWHFVDVIWIVLFILIYVWQ
- a CDS encoding phosphate-starvation-inducible PsiE family protein, which gives rise to MQVSNQDSRWSVFASHHIVRALEVVQDLIVVSLCLGLFSFMVLEVREMFLSLLPPLNFHEVTADIMFLLILVELFRLLIIYLQEQRVSIGVAVEVSIVSVLREIIVRGVLEASFMQVLAACALLLVLGGLLVIRVWLPPTFEGIDPEKQISERRRRERLGRRDYALSAHVDEVPTRSRSSSVGREVEYPVEV